The following is a genomic window from Cupriavidus taiwanensis.
AGCTCCAAGCGCGAGGACCAGATCATCAGCGCGCTGGTGCAGAAGAAGACCGGCACCCGCTTTATCTACGTGCCGTACAAGGGCGGCGGCGAGGCCGCCACGCAGCTGTCGGGCCAGCATATCGACGCCAACCTCAACAACCCTTCCGAATCGATCGGCCAGTGGCGCGCCGGCGAGCATCGCGCGCTGTGCGTGTTCGCGCCGCAGCGCATGGCCTACGACAGCAAGGTCACGCAGACCCAGAGCTGGCACGACGTGCCGACCTGCAAGGAAGAGGGTCTCGACGTGCAATACCAGATGCTGCGCGTGTTCATGATGCCGGGCGGCGTGACCCCGGAGCAGCAGAAGTACTACGTCGACCTGATGCAGAAGATCGTGGCCACGCCGGAGTGGAAGGAATACCTGCAGAAGAACGCGCTGAAGAACGACTTCCTGACCGGCAAGGCGCTGACCGACTTCCTGGCGCGCGACGAAGCCGCGCATCGCGACATCATCAAGGAGGCGGGCTTCGTCGCCTCGCGCTGACGCTGGCACGGATCACCAACGGGCTGCGCCGCGCGGCGCAGCCGATGGCCTGAAGCAAGGCGGGGGACAACATGGATTCACAACAGGCAGCGGCGCATGCGGGCGCCGGCATCTCGGTCAAGGCGGTGGAACTGGCGGTGGCGCTGTGCCTGCTGGCCGGCGCGCTGGTCGTGATCTGGAGCAACTACAGCATCGGCGCCGGCTGGGCGCCGGACGGGCCGGAAGCGGGGTATTTCCCGATGCGGGTCGGCATCATCATCCTGGCCTGCAGCGTGCTGGTGGGCGTGCAGGCGCTGCGCGCGGACGGCGCCGCCGTGTTCGCGACGTGGCAGCAGCTGCGGCAGGTGGGCGTGATCCTGGTGCCGCTGACGGTGTATGTCGGCCTGATCGGGCTGCTCGGCATCTACGTGGCTTCGGCGGCCTTCGTCGCCGGTTTCATGGTCTGGGTGGGCAAGTCGGCGTGGTGGAAGGCCGTGCTCATCGGGGTCGGCATCAATGCCCTGCTGTTCTGGATCTTCGAGATCCAGTTCCGCGTGCCGCTGCCCAAGGGCCCGCTGGAAGCGGCGCTGGGCTA
Proteins encoded in this region:
- a CDS encoding Bug family tripartite tricarboxylate transporter substrate binding protein, yielding MQRNTVSKTLAAVVGATACLSAWAWEPAKPVEIVVPFSAGGASDQMARSIQGIIAKHKLMSQPVIVLNKAGASGAEGLMDTKASQGNPHKLLVASSALYTVPMVSHLPFSWRDLTPVAMVAQDEFVLWTNAAAPYKTVAQFIDASKASAGKIKVGGTSSKREDQIISALVQKKTGTRFIYVPYKGGGEAATQLSGQHIDANLNNPSESIGQWRAGEHRALCVFAPQRMAYDSKVTQTQSWHDVPTCKEEGLDVQYQMLRVFMMPGGVTPEQQKYYVDLMQKIVATPEWKEYLQKNALKNDFLTGKALTDFLARDEAAHRDIIKEAGFVASR
- a CDS encoding tripartite tricarboxylate transporter TctB family protein — translated: MDSQQAAAHAGAGISVKAVELAVALCLLAGALVVIWSNYSIGAGWAPDGPEAGYFPMRVGIIILACSVLVGVQALRADGAAVFATWQQLRQVGVILVPLTVYVGLIGLLGIYVASAAFVAGFMVWVGKSAWWKAVLIGVGINALLFWIFEIQFRVPLPKGPLEAALGY